The sequence ATTCGTATGGCATTCACTTTAAGAATGGCGACAGGCAAGTCAGAGTTGTGAGTTATATAGGGTTTCAACAGTCGTGGAGTGAAACCTAGTAGTCGAGCTATCGAGTCTTTGGGACGAAAGTCTACTTCATGACTACATGTAATGACACTTCTCAATGTATTATTACTTAATTTAATACTAGAGAATTTCCTGAAAAGTACGTTCAATATCTTCTATTTCATAGCTACCAGTTAGTGATTCAATGATTTCTTGtgcaacataaaatttattgattttgaagTCCACATTAGGTATGGAGTTAAAAGTTAGTAATTCAACCAATCCGAGAACGTACATTTTATCTAAATCGAGTTCAATCGGTGGAAAGTATAGAATTTCCAGAACAGGTGAAGTGCCTGGCAGGCTTAAAGTTAGATACTTATAGTACAGAAGTAAGATACTTATAGTTTATCGATCCATTTACTTCTTATATAGACCGAGTTGATTGCATCAAAATTTTAGGCAGACCACATACAAAAGTATCAATTtcttaatatattttataattatatttaagtttattaatatttaagtATTTCATAAGATCTTCAGGTGGTTGTAAGTCACCAAAACTGTCGTAGTAGAAAACATTATTACCATTTTTACGATAAGCTACCCAGTGAGTACCAGCTCCTTTTTTATCATCCAAATTTATAATTGCAGTTTCTCGATAATGACTTTTATTTGTAGGTAAATCATTTATCACGAAAACTcctcgaaaattttgaattttcaataagaGCGCGTATTTCAGTAAATTATAGTTAATCAATGGTCGATGTGGTAAACGTATTACGTCAAcggagtttttttttgctgtaTACTATTCCGCTTACTTTGTTTCAGACAGATTCCATAACATGTTTTATGAGATTTTAAGTAAAGTCCCTTTCCAAGTGTTAacatttctattttttattatgtcGTTTTTGTTCTTTAATTTGCTGCTTATCAGCATTTGCCCTATTAATAGCTTCAGCGATGCCTGCATCTCCCAGCAAGTGAGCCTACAGCACTCAAACCAGCAAAAATAGGAATTAGAGCTGGAAGAAAACCACCTACCTTAGGCACAGCTAGTACACGTGGAATATtgatatttgtttttccacctGCATTTTTTATATGTTTATGAGCTACTATTAAAGCTGACTTGATTAAACTACGTGAATTATTGCTaagaataaatgattttgcaGTAGATTAGATCActaattttcaaacaattttcttttcttttgcatctttcttctctttccACTGAGTCCCATACCTAACTTCGATTTTACTTCAATGATAACTGACGTAAAAACTATAAACGCATgcttttatacttttatttagTCAGTTGGAACTAAtctttaaaacaagatggATCTGCAACAACAATCACTAAAATTACCGGTAATCAATTTTGATACGCACTGAATCAAATTCTAAACGACATGGACACTTAGTTGCGGATAACATTCGAGCTGTCTTTTGCGGACCATCTAATTGTGAAAAAACAATTGCTGTATTATTTCTCATAATACATCCGAATGGtctgaaatttaaaaatatatacgtatatttaaagtttctaaatgagtcaaaatataaatttctcgAAAAGCTTATTGAACCACTAGAAGGTAAACAATACTTACCTTCCGGTGAGCACGACCTTGTTGTATCACCTGATGAAGCTCGAGCTAATTCTATATTTGTTTTTGACGATATTGCATGTGAAAAACAAGATATGTCAAAGCGTTCTACTAAATGGGCAGACATAAAAATGTTGATTGTTTCTACTTATGTCAATGGTATGCACAAGTGCCAAAACATTTAGTTTGTGataacattaatttattaatactttTTCGACAAGATAATATGAATTtgaaacatatatatatatatatatatatatatatatatatatatatatatatatatatatatatatatatatatatatacagggtgagtcattttaatctttaatctcaattatctcgttggcaaagcatgccagcgaaaaaagtttcgggtaaaagttttaggatttttccgtggctatctgatgatgaccttgacaatgtcatttaGCGTGACCTTCAAGTCATTTGAAGGttaagtcgattttttcaaatagaaacccctacttttggcaccagaaatggaaagagcgggaaattttacgtttgaatatgaccttgccttgaccttgaattcaatgttcaaggtcattggtcatgccgataacagtacaactggttagctgaactcgaatgcattcaaggagaaaatgttacccacaaaagttttcagttttctccccggctgacgaatggtcatcttgaccctgtcgttaaacaggatcttcaagggcatttcaaggtcaagttgattttttgagaTGGAAACtcctacttttagccccataaatgaaaagagagtgacatgcgttcaaaaatgaaaaaattttcaattttcccagaaattttctaaaattttcgtaatgttttcagttttcaaaaattttcaaagtcattccattattttgtattagtgtcaattttcaaaattcttgatgtagttaagtcattccattattttgtattagtgtcaatttttgagagtgaactactcttaacagttatgtagatagcaaattagtgcagaaaagcttaatcgtgttttttacttcttgtaaatcgataattattattgaaaaaaatctgtttccctgtttactggtctgtaacaaattattttgattttgatcatggctgattatggtcccaacgaaatcgttgatatgatcatgattttgggagaaagtcgaaataattatgcagcagctgccagactttatgctgaacgctatcccaataggagacacccaagtaatattactattcaaaccttaactcagagagctcgaaatggagcttttgttcgtcaacgccgtcatcatgaatacgacgaaaacgatcctcgtgttattaccccgatttttacttatggggatatcttaagaatgttgtttatgctcaacggccaacaacgcgagataatatgatcgaacgcattcgtacagcttgtgcagcaatccctcgagatgttctacttagaaccataagacaattcagagctcgacttgatctttgcatccaacaaaacggcggtaatttcgaacaattaatcaatggttaactccagttaacattccataaaaataacaaaaagggaaaaaacaaaaaaaaacaaataaaaaaaaaacaaaaaacaaaaaatgggatgctaaatccttttgacaacctcctcgatggtgcatcctgggttcggctgatgtcaaaggtaatttccgcacaaaagatgatttatttccaaaatcacatgttcgaacgtaaaatttcccgctctttccatttctggtgccaaaagtagaggtttctatttgaaaaaatcaacttgaccttcaaatgaccttgaaggtcatgctcaatgacattgtcaaggtcatcatcagatagccagggaaaaatcctaaaacttttacccgaaacttttttcgctggcatgctttgccaacgtatatatatatatatatatatatgtttcaaatatgtatataatgatCATGTGAATTCAGACATGTCATATCAAAGATTTAAAGATTTCTGTTCGTCATGTTGGAATAGCAATCACGGCTTTCTTGTAATtgacaaaaattcaaaaattaatgataGCCGTTACAGAAAaggtttcaataaatttataataaatatacaacGCACGGAATAACTTTAGTATTCGACTGTGATACTTGTAAGTGACAAGATGGCTGATTTCAATAGATTGCTGTTCTGCGATAAGTAGATGTAATgctataaaacaaaaacacacTTTAAGGTAAAACGCCCAGTAGCCGGACAAAAATGAAATTCAGACCTATGCTTGGACACTCAAAAATGAATTGTAACGATAAATTAAACTATATAACGTCCAAAAACAAAAtggattattattgttaatactATTTTAATAACCTACTTAAATTTCGTATTAATTttgtacataatttaataaaaataaacaagttGAAATTTTGCCATAAGCCCCGTAAGAAAAGCATAATTTTCGTCCACtagttttacatttttgaaaactgttTAATAAGAATAACAAATTATCTGAAGTACGTATTACGTAcgtaatacttttattttatagctCTTGCACCGTAGAACAACTTTCccatttaaatattgttaaaaaaaaattatttaagcCAAAATTAGCTGTCTAAGTTTACCTCGCATAATCGGAGTAGTCGGACAGCGCGGTGATCGTGTCCAACTTTAGCTCATATACGAAGCTAGTACATGGATACATGTTTCGCTTTATTTTCACCTGGTATTTATGATAAAACTGTTGTTAAAAGTGCATCATTgtaataatattgataaattataatcGACATAAAGTTATGTAATTGTAAATAAtctcaagaaaaaaatgttgcgTATCATTGTGCAACTTAACCTACAAATCTACAAACGGAGTGTTACCCTTAGGAGACAACCTAACCATACTGAAGAGTGGAACTTTACCGCTTAAACGAGACGAAATGCatagtttttttaatcaataataaaattaaattgaatcAATTTGCATAATTTACAAGCCCTcgggtattatttttataaaccgctaagcaattattattaaatcaaTTGTCAACTAGGAAGTACATATAAATGCAAACTTTAGATACAGTATATGGTGTACGAAGATTGCGTAACGATAAACTCAGGGTCGGTGATAGGTTTCATAGAATTTgatgataattttataaaaaaaaaacttttaaccAAAGTATAAatgttaggcgagtttgatgtatcgcatactgtcatgtatgttaataaaataacgtaacacaataatatactttttttttactacaaaattacagattaaaaaacaactaatatttttattacgaaatgacagattaaaaaacaattgagATCAATCAAAGAAGGCAATTTTCACAATGaaattacaaattaaaaaacaactgagatcaataaaataaattcaagtttataaccatattattttttatttataattaaggGATGAGGCAAATGATtactaattttaatttaagtaatatattgataatTTACAAAGAACTCAagatactacgtaacttgccatgcccgtttcattttattcgtaggtaaacaactaaaattttctttttaggtACGACCATGGTACGGAAGTGCTTTATTATACGTTACAACGTTATACCGaatttattaatgtttttaaCTTCTTACAAAGACTTTTGGAATATGCAAAATTTgatgaatattatttaaatagtaattttttatttcaaaataaataaaattttcatgacttaaatttctatatttttttacaaaaggaaaaaatgttatattaaATACTATTTTCTTCAATTACATTAAGTAATCTATATTGGAAATGTATCATTAtataaaactaatttttaaGTTTCTGTACACAAATAAAACATGCAGAAAATTACGCTTACAATCACACAACACCATGAATAatatgaaacgggcatggcaagttacgtagtatctTGAGTTCtttgtaaattattaatatattacttaaattaaaattagtaATCATTTGCCTCATCccttaattataaataaaaaataatatggttataaacttgactttattttattgatctcagttgttttttaatttgtaatttCATTGTGCAAAATTGCCTTCTTTGATTGATctcaattgttttttaatctgtcatttcgtaataaaaatattagttgttttttaatctgtaattttgtagtaaaaaaaaattatattattgtgttacgttattttattaacatacatgacagtatgcgatacatcaaactcgcctaacatttttactttggttaaaagttttttttttagagatctCATATCTTTTTAAGTAATCTATTGAGGTATCTTAAATTTGTTCTATTTAATAATACATGCAAGAATACACTCAAAAAGTAAACCATATATATGTAGTATATGTCAAAAAAGCTTTACTCAGAAaggaaatttcaatgtgcataTCAAGATTCATGATAATGTGAAAGCTTTTAAATGCTTAGTATGCAACAAAAGTTTCAAAACAAGTTGGCAATTAAAAGTACATCAAAGTGTCCATAcaggtttaaaaaattacagttGTAGTGAATGTAATAAGAAGTTTACCCAAAATCAACATCTGCAAACTCATAGATTGACACATAATGATATATGTGACTTCAAAAGTCATATCTGTAGCAAAACTTTTGCGAGAAAAGATGTTTTGAAACAACATTTAAACACGCAACAtcctaaaaatatttatacatgtaattattgtaaaaaaacatACGTTAACAaaagaaatttggaaaaacaTATTATGGCTCATATGTCTGGAACCGTTGAAATTGGAAAACCTCCAGTTCTATCTATGCccttattgtaaaattatgaattacATATACagataatacaaaaaatattgttcaaaatcattttaacacttatttaattaaataaacttATTTTGTTTGAAATGTCATAATAGACTTTTTATTCACTTTAtagttatacaaaaatatacgtGGACCTGATACATTGTTCGTACAAATAAATCTTTGTATAGTAAAAAAACATTACtgagaaatttttattacacttgatggaaatacaaaattgtATTGAGATATTATGTTAACTATTTAGtattataaactatatatTTGGATCTACAAATATATACTATCGTTTAAAGAGTGATCTTTACAAGATagattttctctttttattattagtcTTATAAGCCACTTAACGGTGTAATTACTAATCTTCCTGTTATAAATTAGTCTTCAAAGTCATTTAAATACTTAAACACGTAACTGAAAATCTTAGTCAATTAGTTATTAAAGTTATTTGAACACTTAAACACGTAACTGAAAATCTCAgtcaattagtttttaaagtCATTTGAACACTTTAACACGTAACTGAAAATCTTTTAAACTCATgcaaatttatgaaaatactGCCATAGTTTTAGTATTgactttttaaatataacattATTCTAGTTTCAATAAACACGAGTATcacatattttttaatctggagaataactataaaaagtttcttttttttagattaaaatATGTTTCTAATATCACAGTCATAAAACTATGAATCACATTTTGTACGTAACCTGTACATAATTATCCTTGGTTAATAACTATTCATCTTTactctaataaataaaagcttGAAAACGTAAAACTTAGAacatataacatttttaaatgtaatttaacattttttgtcACTTGGGCGTACGCGTTTAACTGGTCTGCTACCCCGTAGAACTTCTGCTGCTGATAAAGCTGGTGTTTCAGCATCTAACTTTATATTTGTGATGCTATCGCAGAAAATTATCACAAGtgaatctaaaaaagaaaagaaatcgTCAAAAAGTTATCTAcaaaaaatagattttaatatCACACATCAAATTTTGaagacaaaaataataaaattaaagacaAACCTTGTCCTTTTACTATTCCTGTAACTATAACAGAATCTCCAATTTCAAGCGCACATGCCGTAAACTGTTTTACTTGaacagtgattttttttataccatCGGTTATGGCTCCTAACCTATAAGTCATCTGGCCACTACGGTTATGCAgtaatgaaaatttagttCTTACGTAGCCAgaaatttctaaaacaatAAGGAAATAGATAACAAATAGATACAAAATATcagcaattaaaaattactacttaCCCACTAATCCTTCAAAAGTATGTATGTTATTAAAAGTTGCTTTTTGAAGTTGATTTGTCGTTTGATTTCCTAAGTTGTGATAGCCCAAAAAGAAACTTGtgtgttttcttttataattacttCAAATGGGATCAAATTACTCTCCTCCTTAAATTTTGATTGGGCAACAGCTCGACAGTGGCCACCATTAATACAAATTACCtagtaataaaaaagataaaaacatacacacattaaaaacaattgtataatataatataatataataatcataaactAGACAATTTACCCTGCTAGAACATATTTCCTTGTAATACTTGTCGATAAGAGTTGGGTCCCACACAAGGATAGGGATTCGCTTGGTTCCATTTGACACAATgaacttaaataaaatatcattttttccaGTAGCTGGTGCAGGGGCTGTTATTGAGTCAACGTATCCCACAATAATCCTATTTcataaatgaaaaacaaaataagacttgaaataaaaaaaccaTAACCTTACAAATACTTACGTGGTTACATCGCGATCTTCCAAATTCGCCATCTCCTCATCAGTTGTGAAAGAAGAacttaaattcattttttatgaaGTGTAAATTTGCTGAtttcttgaattttaataataataatttaactgAATTTCTTTATAAAAGTACACGATGATTCCCTTGTGATAATACTAAATGAAAGAGCGGGAAAGAAATATATGTGAGAAAGCAATCCCCAAATACTCTTGGCCGTATGCGGCTAAGTTCACGGTCCTTTCACttttcgggctgaagaagaaagagatgattttagcatttgtggattatacactcacatattataaaaataagcagccttttcactaatatttttgttggaaatcatagtttagctcagaaaacattctAATGAGCCAAAAAACCTTATCAACAGtaatgataagtattttttttttgtataatgaaaaatctgaacaccaatatagaagtaaatagtgtcgcggcGCCGCGGCTcttttcaaactcgccttcgtggcgctaccgcgccacttgattacAATTGGTCAGAAAAAGAATAACAAGAAGTCTGGCCTCATTCAATTGTTGTTCATGAAAAATTCTGATCAAAGTTTAATTACGGCTAAGGATATGATAGATTATGCTGAAATTTTAAGTGATACCAGCGCACATAGAAAATATTATCTTCCGCATGAAGCTATCCGTGTGCAAGACAGTAAAAAGTATACTAATTACATCAGCAAGTCTATCAAGAAAGCCAAGCTTAAGAAAGGTAAAGGCTTATCATCCATGTTGGGTTTGGGGTGAAGTAATGATGACTGAGAGTTCGGTTAATGAcactttattataataacgtaGGCTGCGCAGCGTAGCGTCTGTTCCGGTTGAAGGCTCGGAGTATACTGGCTTGGGGAGGTGGCGTGGGAGGCCGCTTGGGTCTGAGAGATGAAGGGATGGGGGAGGGACGAGCGGCTGAGAGAGCCATCTGAGGGGTGTCGGAGGTAGCCGGTCGAGTTGCATGGGGGCGCCAAGATTCAAATCCAACATCCCGCCAGCCCCGTTCCGTGAACGGAATAATTGCTGCCCGCCGTGCGGGTTGCGCCGCCCGCCGTGAGGTGGTCAGCATCGAGGGGGACAGAGGTCGAGCGAGAAGATCGTGGCCAAAGGGCCCGCGTTGGGGGCGGGGCTGCgatgcgacgttgcaaacgtccgACTTTACGCCAGCTTCCCAGATTCCGCCAAAGTGAGGCGCGGATGGTAGGATGAACCGCCATGTGATGCCTTGCTGTGCGAGGCTGCCCTCCACTTGTCCCCAGTCCATTTCGGCAGCGCGAAGCAAGCGGTTCAGTTCCACATTGGCGCCTTGGAATGTCGTGCCGTTGTCACTCCAGATCTCCTGTGGCTGGCCGCGGCACCCGGTGAAGCGGTCGAGAGCGCCGAGAAAGCTCTGGGTGGTAAGGTCGCCAACGAGTTCCAGGTGCACGGCTTTGGTGGTCATGCAGACGAACAGCGCAACGTATCCTTTGGTGGACCGTATTCCTCGGTCTTTCGTGCACAGTATCTGGAACGGCCCGTCATAGTCGACCCCCGTGCGGAGAAAGGCGGCCGACGGCGTGACCCGGGCTGCGGGCAGCGGGGCCATTGCTTGGGTCTGCGGCCGGGCGTTGGTGATGGTGCAGGCTACGCACTTCTTGATGTGTGATCGCACCTGTGTCCTGGCGCCGACGATCCAGGCTCGCTGGATGGCGTAGGAGTACGTGGACCTAAACCCGGCGTGTAGGCTGCGGCGGTGGGCCCAGTCGATGATCAGTTTTGCGAGGGGGCTGCGCCCGCACAAGATGACTGGGTGCATCTCGTTTGCCGGCAGGAGCGAGTTGCAGAGTCGGCCTCCCACGCGAAGCAGTCCGGATTCGTCGAGGAACGAGGAGAGCGTTCTCAGCGCGCTGTCCTTGCTGATTGGCCGCCCGAGCTGAAGCTGCCTGATCTCGGGCCCATAATCCTGTCGCTGGCTGAGTTTGGCACAGATATGGGGACCAGGCTTCGGACCGGTGAGAGTTTGCTCTTCGACCACAGCAGGCTGACCGACGTGGTTTTGCTGCGGGGGTCGGTGGTCCTGCAGTACAGTGCGGTTGCCATTGCGCGGCGGCTCGCGTTTATTATTCAGTTGAAATCTTATTTCAAAACGATTATTTAAGAGGACGCCgtacacaaaaaaagattcCTGTTTTACCATCGTTTTATCCGGTTTTCGTAATTCAAAGTTTTCTCAAAATCAACCATACCGATTGACTTGAAACTTTAGGAAGTTACTtgtaataaagaaataaaggGGGACAACTATTACTTTTTCGAAATAagctaaaaatattatttctgTGTTTTTATCGCTTACCGACCGCGCATTCAGTATGCACAGAGCCCACGGTGCCTTCCCTTTCCAGcctttttacaaataatgaataaatatttcagaGAAATCTTTAGTTGTCCCCGCTTACTTACGCAACAAAGTACATTCCTAAAgtaatacaatatatataataacaaacAAATCTACAAAAACCTTGAATTACTCGGCGACGCTATATTGCTGTGTAATGGCATTGTTAAGCAGACGACATAAGTCTGGTTTCATCATTTCGACTCGTATGTAAAAATCACTGATTTTGATGCATTTTGCGGAGTTGTCACCCCTTACTGTTACACTAAATTATCTGATAAATCACATCTTGCCACTGAAATATccgtcaatttttcaaaaactttgaACTACTCCGCGAGGTGACACGAGCCCGAGACGAAAGGTGGCGGCCATATTAGGTACTGATTTATAACACCACCAAGAGAGGGTGTTTGAGTCTCGTTCTCAGTCAGTTTACCTGCACTCTAGAAATCTTTGCCGCGCTACATCAAAACAAGAACGACGTAACGAACgttatatttacaaaagtaataattatttacttagGGTTGGGATAAACGATAGAAATTTAAACAAGAAGTGcctctatatggttttttaccgttcctcctgcctaGGTTCGCTGATCGAAAGTAGCATCTAAAACGGCTCCAGGTGAG is a genomic window of Nasonia vitripennis strain AsymCx chromosome 5 unlocalized genomic scaffold, Nvit_psr_1.1 chr5_random0002, whole genome shotgun sequence containing:
- the LOC103316369 gene encoding uncharacterized protein LOC103316369 — its product is MVKQESFFVYGVLLNNRFEIRFQLNNKREPPRNGNRTVLQDHRPPQQNHVGQPAVVEEQTLTGPKPGPHICAKLSQRQDYGPEIRQLQLGRPISKDSALRTLSSFLDESGLLRVGGRLCNSLLPANEMHPVILCGRSPLAKLIIDWAHRRSLHAGFRSTYSYAIQRAWIVGARTQVRSHIKKCVACTITNARPQTQAMAPLPAARVTPSAAFLRTGVDYDGPFQILCTKDRGIRSTKGYVALFVCMTTKAVHLELVGDLTTQSFLGALDRFTGCRGQPQEIWSDNGTTFQGANVELNRLLRAAEMDWGQVEGSLAQQGITWRFILPSAPHFGGIWEAGSSLLHPKPNMDDKPLPFLSLAFLIDLLM